Proteins co-encoded in one Kribbella qitaiheensis genomic window:
- the dapC gene encoding succinyldiaminopimelate transaminase: protein MTFAPTSSRLPDFPWDKLAPYKQKAAAHPDGIVDLSIGSPVDPVPDLVKQALAAAADAPAYPTTLGTTSARQAAVDWMARRLGVSGVDPQTGVLPVIGTKELIMLLPMLLGVGAGDTVLIPDLAYPTYEAGAALARATSVPIADPTTYDGPVRVAYLNSPRNPSGAITTAADLRTAVEWARANDVLLVNDECYIELGWDSQPVSVLHPDVCGGSYDNLLAVHSLSKRSNLAGYRAGFVAGDEAVVAELLAVRKHAGLMVPSPIQAAMAAALSDDVHVDEQRARYERRRAVLRQALTDAGWTITLSQGGLYLWAEHPAYDSYESVAALADRGILVAPGVFYGTAGHRHVRVALTGTDERIDAAVKRLQE, encoded by the coding sequence GTGACCTTCGCACCCACGTCCAGCCGCCTGCCCGACTTCCCCTGGGACAAGCTCGCCCCTTACAAGCAGAAGGCGGCGGCTCACCCGGACGGCATCGTCGACCTGTCCATCGGCAGCCCGGTCGACCCGGTGCCCGACCTGGTGAAGCAGGCACTCGCGGCAGCGGCCGACGCACCGGCGTACCCGACGACACTCGGTACTACGTCCGCGCGGCAGGCGGCGGTGGACTGGATGGCCCGCCGCTTGGGTGTATCCGGTGTGGACCCGCAGACCGGCGTGCTGCCGGTGATCGGTACGAAGGAGCTGATCATGCTGCTGCCGATGCTGCTCGGCGTCGGCGCCGGCGACACCGTGCTCATCCCCGACCTCGCCTACCCGACGTACGAGGCAGGCGCTGCGCTGGCCCGGGCCACTAGCGTCCCGATCGCCGACCCCACGACGTACGACGGTCCGGTGCGGGTCGCGTACCTCAACTCGCCGCGGAACCCGTCCGGTGCGATCACCACGGCAGCAGACCTTCGTACTGCGGTGGAGTGGGCCCGTGCCAACGACGTGCTCCTGGTGAACGACGAGTGCTACATCGAGCTCGGCTGGGACTCGCAGCCCGTGTCGGTGCTGCACCCGGACGTCTGCGGCGGCTCGTACGACAACCTGCTCGCGGTGCACTCGCTGTCCAAGCGGTCGAACCTGGCCGGCTACCGCGCCGGATTCGTCGCTGGTGACGAGGCGGTCGTCGCCGAGTTGCTGGCGGTCCGCAAGCACGCCGGGCTGATGGTGCCGTCGCCGATCCAGGCAGCCATGGCGGCCGCGTTGTCGGACGATGTCCACGTCGATGAGCAGCGTGCCCGGTACGAACGCCGCCGGGCCGTACTGCGGCAGGCGCTGACCGACGCGGGCTGGACCATCACGCTCTCCCAGGGCGGCCTCTACCTGTGGGCCGAGCATCCGGCGTACGACTCCTATGAGTCCGTCGCGGCGCTGGCGGATCGCGGCATCCTGGTGGCGCCCGGTGTCTTCTACGGGACGGCAGGGCACCGGCACGTACGGGTGGCGCTGACCGGGACCGATGAGCGGATCGATGCGGCGGTCAAGCGGCTGCAGGAATAA
- a CDS encoding M15 family metallopeptidase: protein MNLRAMGAAAVAAILLIGLVPTGAFADPDPGLPVTSTTATPVATPPGTPASTPASTPASTPATTPATTPATTPATTPATTPVDPPATVPSKPTRTTAADPLSISLDQPATTWEDRPLTFTGKLSNGAVDWYISLWQALPSGWTLRSSTKSTAGGAYRMTYTPTTSINTTFRAVIGPRFYEAPAISPARIGTAQDRKIVANTPAPSYITLTGVSVYGHTTPAEPGLEVVLQDLLGNGTWRWLTSVKVDANGYFHLPIPDNFPHTRTIRVVSRGVPAAAVEVSASARYVIKAALNPAVFAVAASMVPKTYRAGCPVGPASLRLLVMNYWGFDGRVHKGELILRDAAVQKMITVWTATFNAHFPIRRMQRVDVFGGSDVSSMTADNTSAFNCRQVTGDPYSLSPHSYGTAIDVNTVENPYLAANNVWYPSNGLSYRTRSVARPGMLFSSSAATKSLIGQGYFWGANWSKPDYQHFEPK, encoded by the coding sequence ATGAACCTGCGCGCTATGGGGGCTGCCGCGGTTGCGGCGATATTGCTGATCGGATTGGTCCCGACCGGGGCTTTCGCTGATCCTGATCCAGGCCTACCGGTCACCAGTACCACGGCGACTCCGGTGGCCACGCCGCCTGGCACACCTGCCTCGACACCTGCCTCGACGCCTGCCTCAACCCCGGCTACAACGCCGGCTACCACGCCTGCGACCACTCCGGCTACGACGCCTGCCACGACTCCGGTCGATCCGCCGGCGACTGTTCCGTCGAAGCCGACCCGTACGACGGCCGCGGACCCGCTGTCGATCTCGCTGGACCAGCCGGCCACCACCTGGGAGGACCGGCCGCTGACGTTCACCGGCAAGCTCAGCAACGGAGCCGTCGACTGGTACATCTCGCTGTGGCAGGCACTACCCAGCGGCTGGACCCTGCGCAGCTCGACGAAGTCGACCGCCGGCGGCGCGTACCGGATGACCTACACGCCGACCACTTCGATCAACACCACGTTCCGCGCGGTGATCGGGCCCAGGTTCTACGAAGCCCCGGCGATCTCACCAGCCCGCATCGGCACTGCGCAGGACCGCAAGATCGTCGCCAACACCCCGGCGCCGTCGTACATCACGCTGACCGGCGTCTCCGTGTATGGCCACACCACCCCGGCCGAGCCTGGGCTCGAAGTGGTTCTGCAGGACCTCCTCGGCAACGGCACCTGGCGCTGGCTGACCAGCGTGAAAGTAGATGCCAATGGCTACTTCCACCTGCCGATCCCGGACAACTTCCCGCACACCCGCACGATCCGGGTGGTCAGCCGGGGCGTGCCCGCCGCGGCGGTCGAGGTATCGGCGTCGGCCCGCTACGTGATCAAGGCCGCGCTGAACCCGGCGGTCTTCGCCGTCGCCGCGAGCATGGTCCCGAAGACCTATCGAGCGGGCTGCCCGGTGGGGCCGGCCTCACTGCGCTTGCTGGTGATGAACTACTGGGGCTTCGACGGCCGGGTCCACAAGGGCGAGCTGATCCTCCGCGACGCGGCCGTGCAGAAGATGATCACGGTCTGGACCGCGACCTTCAACGCGCACTTCCCGATCCGCCGGATGCAGCGCGTCGACGTCTTCGGCGGCAGCGATGTCTCCTCGATGACCGCCGACAACACCTCTGCCTTCAACTGCCGCCAGGTGACCGGCGATCCGTACTCACTCTCACCGCACTCGTACGGCACCGCGATCGACGTCAACACCGTCGAGAACCCGTACCTCGCGGCGAACAACGTCTGGTACCCGTCCAACGGCCTCAGCTACCGCACCCGCAGCGTCGCCCGCCCGGGCATGCTCTTCTCCAGCAGCGCCGCCACGAAGTCC